One genomic segment of Gasterosteus aculeatus chromosome 6, fGasAcu3.hap1.1, whole genome shotgun sequence includes these proteins:
- the lrrfip2 gene encoding leucine-rich repeat flightless-interacting protein 2 isoform X9 yields the protein MGTQGCGRKRAPLKDRFSAEDDALSSIAREAEARLAAKRAARAEARDIRMRELERQQKEADSEKARSSSSSITSRHRRGLDDDVMSIRSYRSDGPSSSSTLKTSRSTSSVYSDLHGHKRASSSSSKKDLLTGLYHDQRTYSSLSKTKPTAPLSTSTYQPRATTSSSSTVGVALPRSYSMASLCDDTGLCGSGYSSRAPSEYSLYSGAGSTHSSPVSSSDDDTVSSVSQERFGRGRRDSVSSDFSDISESAADYFSRTSRRGSVVSDLDDLSIPDLDALDEKCDKQYTDFSRPSSRCTTPGLSAATLASLGGTSSRRGSADTGSIYDPDTSLSELRDIYELKDQIQDVEGRYMQGLKELKESLAEVEEKYKKAMVSNAQLDNDKGNLIYQVDTLKDVIEEMEEQTAEMKRELEDKTKELERQKHTCTVLQHKQEELKEGLRQRDELIEESQRMQTKLDALTREAFDLQETINWKDKKIGALERQKEYFDCIRNERDELRDELADIKGKAKAGEKHGLVIIPDGTPNGDVNHEPLSSGITVVSQEAAQVLESAGEGPLDVRLRKLAEEKDELLAQIRKLKNQLEEERQKHTKMDSACTDGERMENGTDLHVIEMQRDANRQISEYKFKLSKAEQEMGTMEQNINRLEGQVSRYKSSADSSEKVEDELKAEKRKLQRELRTALDKIDEMEMTNNHLVKRLEKMKANRNALLSQQ from the exons GCGGAGGCGAGGCTTGCGGCGAAGAGGGCGGCTCGGGCGGAGGCCAGGGATATTCGAATGAGGGAACTTGAGCGGCAGCAGAAAGAG GCTGACTCAGAAAAGGCCAGAAGCTCTAGTAGTAGTATAACCAGCCGTCATCGTCGG GGGctggatgatgatgtcatgtcaATCCGCAGCTACAGG TCCGATGGCCCCTCCTCTAGCTCCACCCTCAAGACTTCCCGCTCCACT AGTTCTGTGTACAGTGACCTGCATGGCCATAAAagggcctcctccagctcctcgaaGAAAGACCTGCTG ACTGGACTTTACCACGATCAAAGGACCTACAGCAGCCTATCGAAGACCAAACCAACGGCTcctctctccacctccacctatCAGCCTCGG GCCACCacttcctcgtcctccaccgTGGGCGTGGCGCTGCCTCGCAGCTACAGCATG GCCTCTCTCTGCGACGACACCGGCCTTTGCGGCTCAGGGTACAGTTCAAGAGCT CCCTCTGAATACAGCTTGTACTCTGGAGCCGGCTCCACCCACAGCAGCCCTGTG TCCTCCTCTGATGATGACACTGTCAGCAGCGTGTCCCAGGAACGCTTCGGCAGAGGCCGCAGGGACAGTGTG TCGTCTGACTTCTCCGACATTAGTGAGTCGGCTGCTGATTATTTCAGCCGCACCAGCCGGAGAGGCAGTGTTGTGTCTGACCTCGATGATTTGAGCATTCCGGATTTGGACGCT CTGGATGAAAAATGTGACAAGCAGTACACAGATTTTAGTCGG CCGTCTTCCCGATGTACCACCCCGGGCCTCTCGGCTGCCACGTTGGCATCGCTAGGGGGCACCTCGTCACGGCGGGGCAGCGCAGACACGGGCAGTATCTACGACCCCGACACCAGTCTAAGTGAACTTAGG GATATCTATGAACTAAAGGACCAGATTCAGGATGTAGAAGGGCGGTACATGCAAGGGCTTAAAGAGCTGAAG GAATCACTTgccgaggtggaggagaagtatAAGAAAGCCATGGTATCGAATGCACAGCTGGACAACGACAAAGGCAACCTCATCTATCAAGTGGACACACTAAAGGACGTCatagaggagatggaggaacaGACGgctgagatgaagagagagCTGGAGGACAAGACAAAG GAACTAGAAAGACAAAAGCACACGTGTACAGTCCTGCAGCATAAACAAGAAGAGCTGAAAGAGGGACTTCGCCAGAGAGATGAGCTTATAGAG GAGAGCCAGCGAATGCAGACTAAGTTAGATGCCCTCACCAGAGAGGCGTTTGACCTACAAGAAACTATAAACTGGAAGGACAAAAAGATCGGG GCcctagagagacagaaagagtaCTTTGATTGCATTAGGAATGAGAGAGACGAGCTCAGAGATGAGCTTGCTGACATCAAGGGGAAGGCCAAAGCCGGAGAG AAACACGGGCTGGTCATCATCCCGGACGGCACTCCCAATGGAGACGTCAACCATGAGCCTCTGTCTTCAGGGATCACCGTGGTCTCCCAGGAGGCCGCCCAGGTGCTGGAGTCTGCAGGAGAGGGCCCGCTGG ATGTCAGGCTACGGAAGTTGGCCGAGGAGAAAGACGAACTGCTGGCTCAGATCAGGAAGCTGAAGaatcagctggaggaggagagacagaaacacacaaagatgGACAGTGCGTGCACAGACGGGGAGAGGATGGAAAACGGTACAGACCTGCACGTTATTGAGATGCAGA gAGATGCCAACAGACAGATTAGtgaatataaattcaagctttcCAAGGCAGAACAGGAAATGGGTACAATGGAACAAAAT ATCAACAGACTTGAAGGGCAAGTGTCCAGGTACAAGTCGTCAGCAGACAGCTCGGAGAAAGTAGAAGACGAACTTAAAGCTGAAAAACGGAAACTTCAACGAGAG CTGCGCACAGCCCTGGATAAGATCGATGAGATGGAGATGACCAACAACCATCTTGTAAAGCGCCTTGAGAAGATGAAGGCCAACAGAAACGCCCTCCTGTCGCAGCAGTGA
- the lrrfip2 gene encoding leucine-rich repeat flightless-interacting protein 2 isoform X3, translating to MGTQGCGRKRAPLKDRFSAEDDALSSIAREAEARLAAKRAARAEARDIRMRELERQQKEADSEKARSSSSSITSRHRRGLDDDVMSIRSYRSTSSSAARDLGSKSRSSSRRKDVLSDGPSSSSTLKTSRSTSSVYSDLHGHKRASSSSSKKDLLTGLYHDQRTYSSLSKTKPTAPLSTSTYQPRATTSSSSTVGVALPRSYSMASLCDDTGLCGSGYSSRAPSEYSLYSGAGSTHSSPVSSSDDDTVSSVSQERFGRGRRDSVSSDFSDISESAADYFSRTSRRGSVVSDLDDLSIPDLDALDEKCDKQYTDFSRPSSRCTTPGLSAATLASLGGTSSRRGSADTGSIYDPDTSLSELRDIYELKDQIQDVEGRYMQGLKELKESLAEVEEKYKKAMVSNAQLDNDKGNLIYQVDTLKDVIEEMEEQTAEMKRELEDKTKELERQKHTCTVLQHKQEELKEGLRQRDELIEESQRMQTKLDALTREAFDLQETINWKDKKIGALERQKEYFDCIRNERDELRDELADIKGKAKAGEKHGLVIIPDGTPNGDVNHEPLSSGITVVSQEAAQVLESAGEGPLDVRLRKLAEEKDELLAQIRKLKNQLEEERQKHTKMDSACTDGERMENGTDLHVIEMQRDANRQISEYKFKLSKAEQEMGTMEQNINRLEGQVSRYKSSADSSEKVEDELKAEKRKLQRELRTALDKIDEMEMTNNHLVKRLEKMKANRNALLSQQ from the exons GCGGAGGCGAGGCTTGCGGCGAAGAGGGCGGCTCGGGCGGAGGCCAGGGATATTCGAATGAGGGAACTTGAGCGGCAGCAGAAAGAG GCTGACTCAGAAAAGGCCAGAAGCTCTAGTAGTAGTATAACCAGCCGTCATCGTCGG GGGctggatgatgatgtcatgtcaATCCGCAGCTACAGG TCAACCTCATCATCGGCAGCCCGTGACTTGGGGTCCAAGAGTAGATCCAGTTCCCGTAGGAAAGACGTGTTG TCCGATGGCCCCTCCTCTAGCTCCACCCTCAAGACTTCCCGCTCCACT AGTTCTGTGTACAGTGACCTGCATGGCCATAAAagggcctcctccagctcctcgaaGAAAGACCTGCTG ACTGGACTTTACCACGATCAAAGGACCTACAGCAGCCTATCGAAGACCAAACCAACGGCTcctctctccacctccacctatCAGCCTCGG GCCACCacttcctcgtcctccaccgTGGGCGTGGCGCTGCCTCGCAGCTACAGCATG GCCTCTCTCTGCGACGACACCGGCCTTTGCGGCTCAGGGTACAGTTCAAGAGCT CCCTCTGAATACAGCTTGTACTCTGGAGCCGGCTCCACCCACAGCAGCCCTGTG TCCTCCTCTGATGATGACACTGTCAGCAGCGTGTCCCAGGAACGCTTCGGCAGAGGCCGCAGGGACAGTGTG TCGTCTGACTTCTCCGACATTAGTGAGTCGGCTGCTGATTATTTCAGCCGCACCAGCCGGAGAGGCAGTGTTGTGTCTGACCTCGATGATTTGAGCATTCCGGATTTGGACGCT CTGGATGAAAAATGTGACAAGCAGTACACAGATTTTAGTCGG CCGTCTTCCCGATGTACCACCCCGGGCCTCTCGGCTGCCACGTTGGCATCGCTAGGGGGCACCTCGTCACGGCGGGGCAGCGCAGACACGGGCAGTATCTACGACCCCGACACCAGTCTAAGTGAACTTAGG GATATCTATGAACTAAAGGACCAGATTCAGGATGTAGAAGGGCGGTACATGCAAGGGCTTAAAGAGCTGAAG GAATCACTTgccgaggtggaggagaagtatAAGAAAGCCATGGTATCGAATGCACAGCTGGACAACGACAAAGGCAACCTCATCTATCAAGTGGACACACTAAAGGACGTCatagaggagatggaggaacaGACGgctgagatgaagagagagCTGGAGGACAAGACAAAG GAACTAGAAAGACAAAAGCACACGTGTACAGTCCTGCAGCATAAACAAGAAGAGCTGAAAGAGGGACTTCGCCAGAGAGATGAGCTTATAGAG GAGAGCCAGCGAATGCAGACTAAGTTAGATGCCCTCACCAGAGAGGCGTTTGACCTACAAGAAACTATAAACTGGAAGGACAAAAAGATCGGG GCcctagagagacagaaagagtaCTTTGATTGCATTAGGAATGAGAGAGACGAGCTCAGAGATGAGCTTGCTGACATCAAGGGGAAGGCCAAAGCCGGAGAG AAACACGGGCTGGTCATCATCCCGGACGGCACTCCCAATGGAGACGTCAACCATGAGCCTCTGTCTTCAGGGATCACCGTGGTCTCCCAGGAGGCCGCCCAGGTGCTGGAGTCTGCAGGAGAGGGCCCGCTGG ATGTCAGGCTACGGAAGTTGGCCGAGGAGAAAGACGAACTGCTGGCTCAGATCAGGAAGCTGAAGaatcagctggaggaggagagacagaaacacacaaagatgGACAGTGCGTGCACAGACGGGGAGAGGATGGAAAACGGTACAGACCTGCACGTTATTGAGATGCAGA gAGATGCCAACAGACAGATTAGtgaatataaattcaagctttcCAAGGCAGAACAGGAAATGGGTACAATGGAACAAAAT ATCAACAGACTTGAAGGGCAAGTGTCCAGGTACAAGTCGTCAGCAGACAGCTCGGAGAAAGTAGAAGACGAACTTAAAGCTGAAAAACGGAAACTTCAACGAGAG CTGCGCACAGCCCTGGATAAGATCGATGAGATGGAGATGACCAACAACCATCTTGTAAAGCGCCTTGAGAAGATGAAGGCCAACAGAAACGCCCTCCTGTCGCAGCAGTGA
- the lrrfip2 gene encoding leucine-rich repeat flightless-interacting protein 2 isoform X5, with amino-acid sequence MGTQGCGRKRAPLKDRFSAEDDALSSIAREAEARLAAKRAARAEARDIRMRELERQQKERSYHTSSSSGNRKWGQIHQWMADSEKARSSSSSITSRHRRGLDDDVMSIRSYRSDGPSSSSTLKTSRSTSSVYSDLHGHKRASSSSSKKDLLTGLYHDQRTYSSLSKTKPTAPLSTSTYQPRATTSSSSTVGVALPRSYSMASLCDDTGLCGSGYSSRAPSEYSLYSGAGSTHSSPVSSSDDDTVSSVSQERFGRGRRDSVSSDFSDISESAADYFSRTSRRGSVVSDLDDLSIPDLDALDEKCDKQYTDFSRPSSRCTTPGLSAATLASLGGTSSRRGSADTGSIYDPDTSLSELRDIYELKDQIQDVEGRYMQGLKELKESLAEVEEKYKKAMVSNAQLDNDKGNLIYQVDTLKDVIEEMEEQTAEMKRELEDKTKELERQKHTCTVLQHKQEELKEGLRQRDELIEESQRMQTKLDALTREAFDLQETINWKDKKIGALERQKEYFDCIRNERDELRDELADIKGKAKAGEKHGLVIIPDGTPNGDVNHEPLSSGITVVSQEAAQVLESAGEGPLDVRLRKLAEEKDELLAQIRKLKNQLEEERQKHTKMDSACTDGERMENGTDLHVIEMQRDANRQISEYKFKLSKAEQEMGTMEQNINRLEGQVSRYKSSADSSEKVEDELKAEKRKLQRELRTALDKIDEMEMTNNHLVKRLEKMKANRNALLSQQ; translated from the exons GCGGAGGCGAGGCTTGCGGCGAAGAGGGCGGCTCGGGCGGAGGCCAGGGATATTCGAATGAGGGAACTTGAGCGGCAGCAGAAAGAG CGCTCTTACCACAcatccagcagcagcggcaacAGGAAATGGGGTCAGATCCACCAGTGGATG GCTGACTCAGAAAAGGCCAGAAGCTCTAGTAGTAGTATAACCAGCCGTCATCGTCGG GGGctggatgatgatgtcatgtcaATCCGCAGCTACAGG TCCGATGGCCCCTCCTCTAGCTCCACCCTCAAGACTTCCCGCTCCACT AGTTCTGTGTACAGTGACCTGCATGGCCATAAAagggcctcctccagctcctcgaaGAAAGACCTGCTG ACTGGACTTTACCACGATCAAAGGACCTACAGCAGCCTATCGAAGACCAAACCAACGGCTcctctctccacctccacctatCAGCCTCGG GCCACCacttcctcgtcctccaccgTGGGCGTGGCGCTGCCTCGCAGCTACAGCATG GCCTCTCTCTGCGACGACACCGGCCTTTGCGGCTCAGGGTACAGTTCAAGAGCT CCCTCTGAATACAGCTTGTACTCTGGAGCCGGCTCCACCCACAGCAGCCCTGTG TCCTCCTCTGATGATGACACTGTCAGCAGCGTGTCCCAGGAACGCTTCGGCAGAGGCCGCAGGGACAGTGTG TCGTCTGACTTCTCCGACATTAGTGAGTCGGCTGCTGATTATTTCAGCCGCACCAGCCGGAGAGGCAGTGTTGTGTCTGACCTCGATGATTTGAGCATTCCGGATTTGGACGCT CTGGATGAAAAATGTGACAAGCAGTACACAGATTTTAGTCGG CCGTCTTCCCGATGTACCACCCCGGGCCTCTCGGCTGCCACGTTGGCATCGCTAGGGGGCACCTCGTCACGGCGGGGCAGCGCAGACACGGGCAGTATCTACGACCCCGACACCAGTCTAAGTGAACTTAGG GATATCTATGAACTAAAGGACCAGATTCAGGATGTAGAAGGGCGGTACATGCAAGGGCTTAAAGAGCTGAAG GAATCACTTgccgaggtggaggagaagtatAAGAAAGCCATGGTATCGAATGCACAGCTGGACAACGACAAAGGCAACCTCATCTATCAAGTGGACACACTAAAGGACGTCatagaggagatggaggaacaGACGgctgagatgaagagagagCTGGAGGACAAGACAAAG GAACTAGAAAGACAAAAGCACACGTGTACAGTCCTGCAGCATAAACAAGAAGAGCTGAAAGAGGGACTTCGCCAGAGAGATGAGCTTATAGAG GAGAGCCAGCGAATGCAGACTAAGTTAGATGCCCTCACCAGAGAGGCGTTTGACCTACAAGAAACTATAAACTGGAAGGACAAAAAGATCGGG GCcctagagagacagaaagagtaCTTTGATTGCATTAGGAATGAGAGAGACGAGCTCAGAGATGAGCTTGCTGACATCAAGGGGAAGGCCAAAGCCGGAGAG AAACACGGGCTGGTCATCATCCCGGACGGCACTCCCAATGGAGACGTCAACCATGAGCCTCTGTCTTCAGGGATCACCGTGGTCTCCCAGGAGGCCGCCCAGGTGCTGGAGTCTGCAGGAGAGGGCCCGCTGG ATGTCAGGCTACGGAAGTTGGCCGAGGAGAAAGACGAACTGCTGGCTCAGATCAGGAAGCTGAAGaatcagctggaggaggagagacagaaacacacaaagatgGACAGTGCGTGCACAGACGGGGAGAGGATGGAAAACGGTACAGACCTGCACGTTATTGAGATGCAGA gAGATGCCAACAGACAGATTAGtgaatataaattcaagctttcCAAGGCAGAACAGGAAATGGGTACAATGGAACAAAAT ATCAACAGACTTGAAGGGCAAGTGTCCAGGTACAAGTCGTCAGCAGACAGCTCGGAGAAAGTAGAAGACGAACTTAAAGCTGAAAAACGGAAACTTCAACGAGAG CTGCGCACAGCCCTGGATAAGATCGATGAGATGGAGATGACCAACAACCATCTTGTAAAGCGCCTTGAGAAGATGAAGGCCAACAGAAACGCCCTCCTGTCGCAGCAGTGA
- the lrrfip2 gene encoding leucine-rich repeat flightless-interacting protein 2 isoform X8 has product MGTQGCGRKRAPLKDRFSAEDDALSSIAREAEARLAAKRAARAEARDIRMRELERQQKERSYHTSSSSGNRKWGQIHQWMADSEKARSSSSSITSRHRRGLDDDVMSIRSYRSTSSSAARDLGSKSRSSSRRKDVLSDGPSSSSTLKTSRSTSSVYSDLHGHKRASSSSSKKDLLTGLYHDQRTYSSLSKTKPTAPLSTSTYQPRATTSSSSTVGVALPRSYSMASLCDDTGLCGSGYSSRASSDFSDISESAADYFSRTSRRGSVVSDLDDLSIPDLDALDEKCDKQYTDFSRPSSRCTTPGLSAATLASLGGTSSRRGSADTGSIYDPDTSLSELRDIYELKDQIQDVEGRYMQGLKELKESLAEVEEKYKKAMVSNAQLDNDKGNLIYQVDTLKDVIEEMEEQTAEMKRELEDKTKELERQKHTCTVLQHKQEELKEGLRQRDELIEESQRMQTKLDALTREAFDLQETINWKDKKIGALERQKEYFDCIRNERDELRDELADIKGKAKAGEKHGLVIIPDGTPNGDVNHEPLSSGITVVSQEAAQVLESAGEGPLDVRLRKLAEEKDELLAQIRKLKNQLEEERQKHTKMDSACTDGERMENGTDLHVIEMQRDANRQISEYKFKLSKAEQEMGTMEQNINRLEGQVSRYKSSADSSEKVEDELKAEKRKLQRELRTALDKIDEMEMTNNHLVKRLEKMKANRNALLSQQ; this is encoded by the exons GCGGAGGCGAGGCTTGCGGCGAAGAGGGCGGCTCGGGCGGAGGCCAGGGATATTCGAATGAGGGAACTTGAGCGGCAGCAGAAAGAG CGCTCTTACCACAcatccagcagcagcggcaacAGGAAATGGGGTCAGATCCACCAGTGGATG GCTGACTCAGAAAAGGCCAGAAGCTCTAGTAGTAGTATAACCAGCCGTCATCGTCGG GGGctggatgatgatgtcatgtcaATCCGCAGCTACAGG TCAACCTCATCATCGGCAGCCCGTGACTTGGGGTCCAAGAGTAGATCCAGTTCCCGTAGGAAAGACGTGTTG TCCGATGGCCCCTCCTCTAGCTCCACCCTCAAGACTTCCCGCTCCACT AGTTCTGTGTACAGTGACCTGCATGGCCATAAAagggcctcctccagctcctcgaaGAAAGACCTGCTG ACTGGACTTTACCACGATCAAAGGACCTACAGCAGCCTATCGAAGACCAAACCAACGGCTcctctctccacctccacctatCAGCCTCGG GCCACCacttcctcgtcctccaccgTGGGCGTGGCGCTGCCTCGCAGCTACAGCATG GCCTCTCTCTGCGACGACACCGGCCTTTGCGGCTCAGGGTACAGTTCAAGAGCT TCGTCTGACTTCTCCGACATTAGTGAGTCGGCTGCTGATTATTTCAGCCGCACCAGCCGGAGAGGCAGTGTTGTGTCTGACCTCGATGATTTGAGCATTCCGGATTTGGACGCT CTGGATGAAAAATGTGACAAGCAGTACACAGATTTTAGTCGG CCGTCTTCCCGATGTACCACCCCGGGCCTCTCGGCTGCCACGTTGGCATCGCTAGGGGGCACCTCGTCACGGCGGGGCAGCGCAGACACGGGCAGTATCTACGACCCCGACACCAGTCTAAGTGAACTTAGG GATATCTATGAACTAAAGGACCAGATTCAGGATGTAGAAGGGCGGTACATGCAAGGGCTTAAAGAGCTGAAG GAATCACTTgccgaggtggaggagaagtatAAGAAAGCCATGGTATCGAATGCACAGCTGGACAACGACAAAGGCAACCTCATCTATCAAGTGGACACACTAAAGGACGTCatagaggagatggaggaacaGACGgctgagatgaagagagagCTGGAGGACAAGACAAAG GAACTAGAAAGACAAAAGCACACGTGTACAGTCCTGCAGCATAAACAAGAAGAGCTGAAAGAGGGACTTCGCCAGAGAGATGAGCTTATAGAG GAGAGCCAGCGAATGCAGACTAAGTTAGATGCCCTCACCAGAGAGGCGTTTGACCTACAAGAAACTATAAACTGGAAGGACAAAAAGATCGGG GCcctagagagacagaaagagtaCTTTGATTGCATTAGGAATGAGAGAGACGAGCTCAGAGATGAGCTTGCTGACATCAAGGGGAAGGCCAAAGCCGGAGAG AAACACGGGCTGGTCATCATCCCGGACGGCACTCCCAATGGAGACGTCAACCATGAGCCTCTGTCTTCAGGGATCACCGTGGTCTCCCAGGAGGCCGCCCAGGTGCTGGAGTCTGCAGGAGAGGGCCCGCTGG ATGTCAGGCTACGGAAGTTGGCCGAGGAGAAAGACGAACTGCTGGCTCAGATCAGGAAGCTGAAGaatcagctggaggaggagagacagaaacacacaaagatgGACAGTGCGTGCACAGACGGGGAGAGGATGGAAAACGGTACAGACCTGCACGTTATTGAGATGCAGA gAGATGCCAACAGACAGATTAGtgaatataaattcaagctttcCAAGGCAGAACAGGAAATGGGTACAATGGAACAAAAT ATCAACAGACTTGAAGGGCAAGTGTCCAGGTACAAGTCGTCAGCAGACAGCTCGGAGAAAGTAGAAGACGAACTTAAAGCTGAAAAACGGAAACTTCAACGAGAG CTGCGCACAGCCCTGGATAAGATCGATGAGATGGAGATGACCAACAACCATCTTGTAAAGCGCCTTGAGAAGATGAAGGCCAACAGAAACGCCCTCCTGTCGCAGCAGTGA
- the lrrfip2 gene encoding leucine-rich repeat flightless-interacting protein 2 isoform X12: MGTQGCGRKRAPLKDRFSAEDDALSSIAREAEARLAAKRAARAEARDIRMRELERQQKERSYHTSSSSGNRKWGQIHQWMADSEKARSSSSSITSRHRRGLDDDVMSIRSYRSTSSSAARDLGSKSRSSSRRKDVLSDGPSSSSTLKTSRSTSSVYSDLHGHKRASSSSSKKDLLTGLYHDQRTYSSLSKTKPTAPLSTSTYQPRATTSSSSTVGVALPRSYSMASLCDDTGLCGSGYSSRAPSEYSLYSGAGSTHSSPVSSSDDDTVSSVSQERFGRGRRDSVSSDFSDISESAADYFSRTSRRGSVVSDLDDLSIPDLDALDEKCDKQYTDFSRPSSRCTTPGLSAATLASLGGTSSRRGSADTGSIYDPDTSLSELRESLAEVEEKYKKAMVSNAQLDNDKGNLIYQVDTLKDVIEEMEEQTAEMKRELEDKTKELERQKHTCTVLQHKQEELKEGLRQRDELIEKHGLVIIPDGTPNGDVNHEPLSSGITVVSQEAAQVLESAGEGPLDVRLRKLAEEKDELLAQIRKLKNQLEEERQKHTKMDSACTDGERMENGTDLHVIEMQRDANRQISEYKFKLSKAEQEMGTMEQNINRLEGQVSRYKSSADSSEKVEDELKAEKRKLQRELRTALDKIDEMEMTNNHLVKRLEKMKANRNALLSQQ, encoded by the exons GCGGAGGCGAGGCTTGCGGCGAAGAGGGCGGCTCGGGCGGAGGCCAGGGATATTCGAATGAGGGAACTTGAGCGGCAGCAGAAAGAG CGCTCTTACCACAcatccagcagcagcggcaacAGGAAATGGGGTCAGATCCACCAGTGGATG GCTGACTCAGAAAAGGCCAGAAGCTCTAGTAGTAGTATAACCAGCCGTCATCGTCGG GGGctggatgatgatgtcatgtcaATCCGCAGCTACAGG TCAACCTCATCATCGGCAGCCCGTGACTTGGGGTCCAAGAGTAGATCCAGTTCCCGTAGGAAAGACGTGTTG TCCGATGGCCCCTCCTCTAGCTCCACCCTCAAGACTTCCCGCTCCACT AGTTCTGTGTACAGTGACCTGCATGGCCATAAAagggcctcctccagctcctcgaaGAAAGACCTGCTG ACTGGACTTTACCACGATCAAAGGACCTACAGCAGCCTATCGAAGACCAAACCAACGGCTcctctctccacctccacctatCAGCCTCGG GCCACCacttcctcgtcctccaccgTGGGCGTGGCGCTGCCTCGCAGCTACAGCATG GCCTCTCTCTGCGACGACACCGGCCTTTGCGGCTCAGGGTACAGTTCAAGAGCT CCCTCTGAATACAGCTTGTACTCTGGAGCCGGCTCCACCCACAGCAGCCCTGTG TCCTCCTCTGATGATGACACTGTCAGCAGCGTGTCCCAGGAACGCTTCGGCAGAGGCCGCAGGGACAGTGTG TCGTCTGACTTCTCCGACATTAGTGAGTCGGCTGCTGATTATTTCAGCCGCACCAGCCGGAGAGGCAGTGTTGTGTCTGACCTCGATGATTTGAGCATTCCGGATTTGGACGCT CTGGATGAAAAATGTGACAAGCAGTACACAGATTTTAGTCGG CCGTCTTCCCGATGTACCACCCCGGGCCTCTCGGCTGCCACGTTGGCATCGCTAGGGGGCACCTCGTCACGGCGGGGCAGCGCAGACACGGGCAGTATCTACGACCCCGACACCAGTCTAAGTGAACTTAGG GAATCACTTgccgaggtggaggagaagtatAAGAAAGCCATGGTATCGAATGCACAGCTGGACAACGACAAAGGCAACCTCATCTATCAAGTGGACACACTAAAGGACGTCatagaggagatggaggaacaGACGgctgagatgaagagagagCTGGAGGACAAGACAAAG GAACTAGAAAGACAAAAGCACACGTGTACAGTCCTGCAGCATAAACAAGAAGAGCTGAAAGAGGGACTTCGCCAGAGAGATGAGCTTATAGAG AAACACGGGCTGGTCATCATCCCGGACGGCACTCCCAATGGAGACGTCAACCATGAGCCTCTGTCTTCAGGGATCACCGTGGTCTCCCAGGAGGCCGCCCAGGTGCTGGAGTCTGCAGGAGAGGGCCCGCTGG ATGTCAGGCTACGGAAGTTGGCCGAGGAGAAAGACGAACTGCTGGCTCAGATCAGGAAGCTGAAGaatcagctggaggaggagagacagaaacacacaaagatgGACAGTGCGTGCACAGACGGGGAGAGGATGGAAAACGGTACAGACCTGCACGTTATTGAGATGCAGA gAGATGCCAACAGACAGATTAGtgaatataaattcaagctttcCAAGGCAGAACAGGAAATGGGTACAATGGAACAAAAT ATCAACAGACTTGAAGGGCAAGTGTCCAGGTACAAGTCGTCAGCAGACAGCTCGGAGAAAGTAGAAGACGAACTTAAAGCTGAAAAACGGAAACTTCAACGAGAG CTGCGCACAGCCCTGGATAAGATCGATGAGATGGAGATGACCAACAACCATCTTGTAAAGCGCCTTGAGAAGATGAAGGCCAACAGAAACGCCCTCCTGTCGCAGCAGTGA